From Argopecten irradians isolate NY chromosome 12, Ai_NY, whole genome shotgun sequence, one genomic window encodes:
- the LOC138304714 gene encoding inhibitor of nuclear factor kappa-B kinase subunit epsilon-like: MMDRTYGVEGMKETDSHVYCTQDLLGRGATGDVYKGINKHTGEVVALKMFETKFTSHVQREVEALVKLQHPNIVRFMHCEKDCMTRRNVLVMELCEKGSLLDLLKEPENGFGMEEDEFLRVFTHLVNGTKHLRCQGFSHRDIKPGNVLIFTDDDGSNVYKLSDFGTAKPLGDQDCFMSLVGTEEYLHPDIYKAAFIDNRNCQGFDISADMWSLGVTLFHAATGNVPFHAYGGRFDKAKMYEILSNKARGVISGQQLVSGGPIQWSSELPTTCKLSRPLRDRVRDILTRMFDSAKDTSWGFDQFFDCADALVDASIQQLHVFSTLNGQHYLMFLNKDSRYKAISEEVKQLQKLATDDQVMLCENGDILGTVTQNTPISRYPHTSRADPLVLMPAKADESISHVFKLEGFGKVIETPCPAFPLTVNTDQDYRLAKRMCEVIHLSRKMVHSAVLSQKLFTRTIVRHGSMFDEKLRQHSRDFDFIWERFDDVSSFTTDEMKKHAQGFACVSKDGEVIDDNFDNIRDKLQTCGKRLKNVHDEYEAAKEAWSISDSTVIQNQRWEGKSDRIVDLSIARLQKFRDYRSKHRLTYHEQKMFAFDRKAMEDLHKKALNGFEDSRRSLEETHLKFIVWHRHYTGFSQSIKGLSAQLEDLRSSIGDLVKILKGVPETLPPPQKPISMIRKTLAHDMKTGVDGFGKELTENQSLVEETREQIKSMSDLLKNMNDELPAVIDPGLTNT; this comes from the exons CACACAGGTGAAGTGGTGGCATTGAAGATGTTTGAGACAAAGTTCACATCACATGTCCAGAGAGAGGTTGAGGCCCTTGTGAAACTCCAACACCCAAACATTGTCAGATTCATGCACTGTGAAAAAGAT TGCATGACAAGACGCAATGTATTGGTGATGGAACTCTGTGAGAAGGGAAGTCTACTAGACCTTCTTAAAGAACCTGAGAATGGATTTGGAATGGAGGAAGATGAATTTCTCAGAGTCTTTACACATTTAG taaatggtacaaaacattTGAGATGTCAAGGATTTTCACACCGAGATATCAAGCCTGGTAATGTGTTAATCTTCACAGACGATGACGGCAG CAATGTGTACAAGCTGTCAGACTTTGGTACAGCTAAGCCCCTAGGGGACCAAGACTGTTTCATGTCCCTGGTCGGCACGGAGGAATATCTG catcCAGACATCTATAAGGCGGCATTCATAGACAACCGTAACTGCCAGGGATTTGACATCTCAGCAGACATGTGGAGTCTAGGGGTGACACTTTTCCATGCTGCTACGGGAAACGTTCCATTCCATGCTTATGGTGGACGCTTTGATAAAGCAAAAAT GTACGAGATTTTGTCAAACAAAGCCAGAGGTGTGATATCTGGCCAGCAACTCGTTAGTGGGGGCCCCATACAGTGGAGCAGTGAGTTACCCACTACCTGTAAGCTCTCCAG GCCTTTAAGAGACCGTGTTAGGGACATCCTTACCCGAATGTTCGACAGTGCAAAGGATACATCCTGGGGATTTGATCAATTCTTTGACTGTGCTGATGCACTGGTTGACGCCAGTATTCAACAGCTGCATGTTTTCTCCACTCTCAACGGCCAGCACTATCTCATGTTTCTGAACAAGGACTCAAG ATACAAAGCCATATCAGAGGAGGTTAAACAACTTCAGAAACTGGCTACAGATGACCAGGTGATGCTTTGTGAGAATGGGGACATACTTGGCACAGTAACACAGAACACACCTATCTCTCGCTACCCACACACCTCCAGGGCAGATCCTCTAGTCCTCATGCCTGCTAAGGCTGATGAGAGCATCTCACATGTGTTTAAACTGGAAGGTTTTGGGAAGGTCATTGAGA CTCCCTGCCCTGCCTTCCCGCTCACTGTTAACACAGACCAAGACTACAGACTGGCCAAAAGGATGTGTGAGGTCATCCATCTGTCCAGGAAGATGGTTCATTCAGCCGTCCTCTCACAGAAACTTTTCACTCGCACCATCGTGAGACATGG TTCAATGTTTGACGAGAAGCTTCGCCAGCACAGCAGAGATTTTGACTTCATCTGGGAGAGATTTGATGACGTATCCAGTTTCACTACAGATGAGATGAAGAAGCATGCACAAGGATTTGCATGTGTATCAAAAGATGGAGAGGTTATTGATGACAATTTTGACAAT ATTCGTGATAAACTCCAGACATGTGGAAAGCGTCTGAAGAACGTCCATGATGAATATGAGGCTGCTAAGGAGGCATGGAGTATATCTGATAGTACTGTCATACAGAACCAGCGATG GGAGGGAAAATCAGACAGAATAGTTGATCTGAGCATTGCACGTCTTCAGAAGTTCAGAGACTACAGAAGTAAACACCGTCTAACGTATCACGAACAGAAAATGTTCGCATTTGACAG AAAGGCAATGGAAGATCTCCACAAGAAAGCACTGAATGGCTTTGAGGACAGCCGGAGAAGTTTGGAAGAAACACACCTCAAGTTCATCGTATGGCACAG ACATTACACAGGATTTTCACAGAGCATCAAGGGACTTAGCGCACAGCTAGAAGACCTGCGCTCATCCATTGGAGATCTTGTGAAAATTCTCAAG GGCGTGCCCGAGACTCTGCCCCCACCGCAGAAGCCTATATCAATGATCAGGAAAACATTGGCACATGACATGAAAACTGG tgTTGATGGTTTTGGAAAAGAATTGACTGAGAACCAATCTTTGGTAGAGGAAACCCGTGAACAAATAAAAAG TATGTCCGATCTTCTAAAGAACATGAATGATGAACTACCAGCTGTGATCGACCCCGGCCTGACTAACACGTGA